TAGTGCCCTGGCTCTTATGCATATGCAGCTCCCCAAAGTCAAAGACCTTTGCATTTCCCTCCAGCAGAATCAGAAAGTCTGGTAAATGGGAACCACACCCCACAGCCTGCAACACGGGGACCCTCGGCCTGTGCCAGCCACAGTTCCCTGGTAAGCTCTATTGAGAAGGACCTGCAAGAGATCATGGACTCACTGGTGCTAGAGGAGCCTGGAGCTGCTGGCAAGAAGCCTGCCACAACCTCTCCACTGTCGCCGATGGCTAATGGTGGGCGCTACCTGCTGTCTCCCCCAACCAGCCCTGGTGCCATGTCTGTGGGCTCCAGCTATGAGAACACCTCTCCAGCCTTCTCTCCACTCTCTTCACCAGCCAGCAGTGGAAGCTGTGCCAGTCACTCACCCAGTGGGCAAGAGCCAGGACCTTCTGTGCCCCCGCTGGTACCTGCCCGTTCCTCCAGCTACCATCTGGCCCTGCAGCCCCCACAGTCCCGCCCAAGTGGTGCTCGCTCTGAGAGTCCTCGGCTGAGCAGGAAAGGGGGCCATGAGAGGcctcccagccctggcctccGGGGTCTGCTAACAGACAGCCCTGCAGCTACTGTGTTGGCGGAGGCCCGGAGAGCCACTGAGAGCCCCCGGCTGGGTGGGCAGCTGCCTGTGGTGGCCATCAGCCTGAGTGAATACCCAGCTTCTGGTGCTCTCAGTCAACCCACCAGCATTCCTGGCAGCCCTAAGTTCCAGCCTCCAGTCCCTGCTCCCCGAAACAAGATTGGCACACTCCAGGACCGCCCTCCCAGCCCTTTCCGTGAGCCTCCAGGCAGTGAGCGGGTGCTAACAACTAGCCCCTCACGCCAACTAGTGGGCCGAACATTTTCAGATGGGTTAGCCACCCGTACCCTGCAGCCTCCTGAGAGTCCCCGCCTGGGCCGGCGGGGCCTGGACAGTATGCGAGAACTACCCCCCTTAAGTCCATCTCTGTCCCGGCGAGCCCTCTCCCCACTGCCCACCCGGACCACCCCAGATCCCAAGCTAAGCAGGGAAGTGGCAGAGAGTCCTCGGCCCCGGCGCTGGGCAGCCCATGGGGCTTCACCAGAGGACTTCTCCCTGACGCTGGGGGCACGGGGCCGTAGGACACGGAGCCCCTCACCCACACTGGGTGAGTCTCTGGCACCCCGCAAGGGCAGCTTCAGTGGCAGGCTGAGCCCAGCCTACAGTCTGGGCTCTCTTACTGGGGCTTCACCCTGCCAAAGTCCCTGTGTCCAGAGGAAGCTCTCCAGCGGGGACTTGCGGGTGCCTGTCACAAGGGAGCGGAAAAATAGCATCACAGAGATCAGTGACAATGAGGACGACCTCCTGGAGTACCACCGGCGACAGCGCCAAGAGCGGCTCCGGGAGCAGGAGATGGAGAGGCTGGTGAGCAGGTGCCAGGGAGGCTTGCCACTGTCCATGGCAGAGTCTCTGCCAGGGCTTGAGCAGACCAGCTGGCAGAGCGGGAGGGGCCCTCAAACAGGGCTTGGGCTTCTCAAGGTACCCCACCTCCAGAATACACTTTAGTGATCAATATCTTATGGTTCTGGTGCCCTGAAGAAGAAATTCTTTTGAAATCTCTAAGGCTTTGTTTTAAATTCGtgctaattttgcatttattcaacatagcatttgttttaatgtataaattaaattTCACATTGTTTACTCAAGCACAGTGAAGCTCTAGGAAAACATCCCACAGGTATGGTAAGACCTTGAACCTCCCAGTTTGAGAAGCAGGTTGAAGTAGGTTGAGTaggctgaagctcagagaggggaatggctttgtccaaggtcacacagcaagttctGGGAGAGCTGGAATTGGAACCCAAGTCTCCTGactctaagacttttttttagaaaagtacCTTGTCCTTTTTTGCTTCTCTTTGGCATCTACAAGTGGGTGGGAGCTGCTCACCCTGGCCCAGGCAGTATCATCTAGGAGTGTGGGTGGCAGGGAAGAAGGACAGAGCAGGATAGGCAACCCTGGCCTGACCGTTAGCCAGCCTCTGTAattgtgactgtgtgtgtccgtgtgcatGCGTGTGGGTGTGTGCAGGGGCCGGGTGTGGCTCTAGGCAGCTGTCCTGGAGATGGCATCTGAGCTGGGTCAGGGCCCGGATTCCCCAGATAACTCAGGGAGCTTAAGGGGCTCTGGCTGGTGTGTACACAGTCGAGCCCATGTACAGAAGAATGGATTCTGCCCTCTGTCCTTGCAAGCAGAACAGGGTTCTTTGGGAGGTGAGCAGGAACCCTGGGACTGGTTTGAGGAGGAGAATCAGAACTGATGAGAACCAGAACTGAAGCATCTGGAGATGCTTTTGGAAGAGGTTGGGACAGTTTTGGATGAGGGTATAggattgtgtgtttgtgttggaTAGGGGTGAGATGAGGCAGATTCCGTCTTTTCCTTTGctgcatcttctctttttttttttttttttttgaggcggagtctcgctctgtcacccaggctggagtgcagtggccagatctcagctcactgcaagctctgcctccctggtttacgccattctcctgcctcagcctcccgagtagctgggactacaggcgcccgccaccacgcctggctagtctttttgtattttttttagtagagacggggtttcaccgtgttagccaggatggtctcaatctcctgacctcgtgatccgcccgtctcggcctcccaaagtgctgggattacaggcttgagccaccgtgcctggcctgctgcATCTTCTCTTCACTGTTTTTGCATTGGTCTAGATGGGAATGCATGGCCATTCTAAGCTGGGGTCTCATCCTGGAGAGGGGGCAGTAAGCCTGGCACAGGCAGAGTGGCAGGCACAGCCTCCCCCAACTCCTCCATCAGTCTCCCCACCCCTATTCCCACACATAAGCACACATCTTACCACTAGTCCTGACCTGCCTCACCTGCCACTTTAAGTCTTGGAGGCTGCCcgccctgcccctcccacctcaACCAGGCTGCTTATCTGGGTCCTGGGGCAGGGGCGGAGGCActggcccagcctcccaggtGCCGAGGCTctgttcctgttttttttttttttgccatggaaCTGGGCAAGCAACAGGAGGCAAGCTGGGTAAGTGTATGAGAATGCCTCTCCAGCCTTCTCTCCACTTCCTGTGGTTTGGGTTCATGGCCAAACTGTAAGTGGTGAGAGACACTTGAGGAGGTCTAGGGACCCTGGAGAGCCATGGGAGCCTCACAAGCCAGGCTTCAGGCCTATAGATAGGCCTGCAGGAGAAGGCAACAAAGACCAGGAATGCGATTGTATCATCCCTCCTTTACTTCCTAGGCCCCTGAGAGGTGACTGTATCTGGGTGGGTGTGTATGTGGAGAGGGGTGGATGAAGTGGTAGGGCCATGGGAGTACTCACTCATGGGCCTGGGCATTCAAGGACTGGTAGCAGCCCATCCTGCTGATAAACAGCCAAGGGCTGCCTGAAGGTAACTTGGAGCTGAGGTGGGGACAGAAGGCCGTGTCCTTGGTTTACCTCTtctccatgtgtgtctgtgtttgggtGTCTGGTCCCTGTGGGCTTGTGGGTCTGTTTTCCAGCCCTGTCTGTCTGCATACGTGCCCACCTGTCTGTATGCTAGACTGTGTTTATCTGTGAGTGTGCATCAGTGTGCATTTGTGCATGTCAGGGCTGGTGTCTTTGTACCTGCTTATTAATGCAAGTCCAGGGCACATATTGTGTCCTTGTGTGCCTGTGCATCAATGCTGGTGTGTCAGTGTGTGTCCTTGTGTCTGTAGTTCTGTGTGTACCTGCATTAGGACGAGCACCCGAGTTTATCTGTGTCTCATTGTGGTCTGTAGTCTACTTAACAGTATGTTTCCGTATGTGTTTGGTATGTTCCTTTGTGTCCATGAGGAAGCCCTGTCCTGGGGTagattgaaaaaagaaaggaacaggaagatggaaggggctgccccagaagtgggcaggaagaaccAGGCTGTTGTGCCATGTGGACAGGTGGCACAACAGCCTggttcttcctgcccacttcTGGGGCACCCTAtttccctctgcctcccccaggTCTTGGAGTCAGGCATCTCCTGACTTGACACTGATGACCTAGCCACCAGTAACCTTGCTCTCCCTCCTGACAGGATACTGAACCTGGCACTATCCCCACCAGGGCTCAGCTTCCTCCCCTTCATGTCCTGCTCTGTCCATCCTTCCCAGGAACGCCAGCGCCTGGAGACCATCCTGAACCTATGTGCCGAATACAGCCGGGCTGATGGGGGATCTGAGGCCGGGGAGCTCCCCAGCATTGGGGAGGCCACCATAGCATTGGCACTGGCAGGCCGGAGGCCCTCACGAGGCCTTGTAGGGGCCTCTGGGCGGAGCAGCGAGGAGCCTGGAGTTGCCACCCAACGCCTGTGGGAGAGTATGGAGCGCTCAGATGAGGAAAATCTCAAGGAGGAGTGCAGCAGCACTGAGAGCACCCAGCAGGAGGTGAGATGGAGGGGTAGGCAAGAcaaagaggctgaggttggaccTGCTGGGGGCAGAGGAGGCTAGTGTATTGAATGCCAAGGTCCATTGAGGAGAAGGATCAAGTTTGGGAAGAGATTCGAGAGCAGAGGTGCAGAAATGAGacaaggaaaagaagggaggTGTTGATGAGCTTCCCAAGCTATAAATATGCTTTATGACCTGCCTTTCCATGGGGCTCCACCCAGGCCTGGCACTCAGTGGTAAATCTTTATTATCTTCAGCAGAGCCCTTATTGCTCCCCtcaaaggtgggggtggggggaggcaggGAATTAGCCTCCTGTCTCAGTCCAGCTATTCCTCAGCAAGTGCGTGGAGGAACAGGTGATCCATTTTCTTGGTCTGACTCCAAAAGGCTCTAGGCTTCCTCAGTTGATAGTTTCCCTCCCCTCCAGCATGAAGACACACCTAGCACCAAGCTCCAGGGAGAGGTGCTAGCCCTGGAAGAGGAGCGGGCTCAGGTGCTGGGGCGCGTGGAGCAGCTCAAGGTCCGTGTGAAGGAGCTAGAGCAGCAGCTGCAGGAGTCAGCCCGAGAGGTGAGCCATGAAGGCCCTAGCTAGACTCTTCCCTAGGCCAACTGAAGGCCCCAGAGTGGGGCCACAGTCATCTGCTTTGATGGGGACCCTGGTGTCTGCCCCCAGGCCGAAATGGAGCGAGCACTgctgcagggagagagggaggcagagcgGGCACTGCTGCAGAAGGAGCAGAAGGCAGTGGATCAACTGCAGGAGAAGCTGGTGGCCTTGGAGACAGGCATCCAGAAGGAGAGGGACAAGGTAACCCACACCTGGCCCGGCTTAGTGCTGGGTACCAGTGGcctgggagagaaggagaaacgTCTTCTCTTGGGCCCTGCACCCCTCACCTCATCATCCATTCTGCAGTACAAGTGGTCTCTGTGGCCTTCCAGGGACAGGGTGACTTGTCCTCCTCTGTGGAAGGTACCAGCTTGGAGGGCACTGCCAAGGGCTGGGCTGGTGTCTGGGGTCTCCTCTGTTTGGGTCTGTGTGCTACCTCTGGGTGCCTGCCATCCTAGGCCCTTTATGGCCCTTCTAGGAAGTGCGAAAGCCCCTTCTTGGGCAGTGAGCACAGCCCGAGGGACTGACACTGGGGAGTGATTCAAGTTTGGGTCCCACCATCTGGAGAACATCTCCCTCCAAGCATGCCACAAGTGCTTACATTGTGATCTTTGGGAGATGACCCTCGGGCCTCTGCTTCCCTTGAGCCTTCAGGATCTGCAGCCTCCTGTCCCAGGTGACCCtagctcctgcccctgcccctttcAGATTTCGTGCCAGCCTGCAGGGGCCACTCCCAGATGCCCAACACCGTGCCAAAAGCTCTGAAGTGGAGAGGGGTCATCTATTTCTGGATCTGACAGTATTTTTCcaataatttaattttccttctggATTTTTTGAGTTTCTTCCTCCTGCCCTCAACTTTGAGGATCTTAAAaattctttgacccattggttttttttgtttgttttttttggagctTTTGCTCTGGCCCCCAAAACCACACTCCCAAATTCTGTGCCAAATTAACTTCATGCTTGCCAACTAGGCCTACACTAACGCCCCTTCTAATCACTGACCTGGGCTTTCCGCATGCCCCTAACTTGCAGTGCCACCCAGGTAGGGCTGAGCCATGCCCGCTTTTGCACTAACTCAATGGGTGCCTCCGTGCCCCTGGCCTCTCCCCTCTAATGCTGCCTCCTTCTTTTCTTGGTGTGGGACCCCAGAGTTTTGATATGAAAGGAATTGGCAGGAGGACTGGTAGCTCAACTTTACTCAAGGGGGCATTGGCAGGAGGGGTATAAGGGTGGGGGAAATGCTTGGCTGTGGAGCTGCTCAGACTGAAGTTCTCCCATTGGAAATGCCTAGGCTGCTGTCTTAGGCTACTGTCTGAGGACAGCATGAGATAACTCAAGGAAGCTTCCTGGCAGCTTCCTATACGCAGACCAGGCTGTCTTCCACCTATTCCCTTGCCTGCCTTCTGGAGCCCAGGAGCAAGGAGGCCCAGTTGTGGGCATGGTCTTGGAGGGCTTGAACAGGACCTCTCTGCCAACACAGTGGCTACCCTTCCTAGCTTTCCCCTGGGGCTTCCTAAATTCAGATACCCATCAGAGGTTGGTAATGGGTAGCCCCTACTCTTCCCCTCACCCCTGAGCCACCTATAACACAGGGTATTTTAAAGCCTGAGTCCAAGGCTGAGGAAGCACCTAAACCTCAGCAACTGGCCTGATCAGGTCCTCCTCTCTGGGGATGGGTAGATGAGTTGGGTAGAGGGGTGGGAGTGACTGGGTTCAGCACAGGGCCTCACTCCTAGGGATAAAGCTCAGCATTTCAGAAGGAACCTGCCTAATCTCGTTTCCCACTGACCTGGAGTTTTTTGGAGGCCTGGATTTCACTTTCTCTGTGGGGAAGAAAGAAGTTATTTAAGGCTGTGGTAGtgacggtggtggtggtgatggtggtagtgatggcaGTGGTGTGGAGGGTTCACTCggcttccctcccctgcccccagcccatgGCTCCACTCCGACTTTGGAATCAGTAATCACAGTTTCTCCTCTGCCTGTCCTTTGAGGGGTGACTCACCAAACCCTCCCCTCATCCCCCTTCCCGCCCTCAGAGGTGTCATCTCACCCCAGACAGAACAGTCCACCCCCTCTGTACCCACTCCTGGGACTCTTATTACCATGACAACGGCCCGAACTAATTGCAACCCTTATCCCTGAAGTTCAGCCTGCAGGGCCAACACCCCACCCCGACCCtgggcaggaggggagggaggccaAGGGTGTTGGGCTGGGGTCCCCTCTGCCACACTGCTTTAACATCCTCAGCTCCTGGTTCACGCCCAACCCTGGATTTAACCTTCACCATCACTTTTTACCCTGGGTTAAATTTTGGTCTCTGGGCTGTGGTAGAAGGGGAGGGATGAGAACTGGAGGCTCCGATTCTGTGATGCGGAACCAGCCTTGACTGGTTTGGAGAGAAAACAGAGGGCCTTTTCTCAGGACCTACCCAACAATTTCAGTTTAAGGGACCCCAGGAGACCAAAATCTGTGCCCTGCCCCCACACCTCTGCCTGTGTTACCCCACCCCCTGCACCTCTGACTGCTGTGTTACCCTTCAGCTCCTGGTCTCGGGCCCTCTGCCTCTTCACCTCTTTCCTTCCTCACTTTCCCTTTCTACTCTTTTCTTCTCCTCACCTGGTTATTCTCCTCTTCTATTCcagccttttttcttctctcaaccCCCACTGCCGACCCCCATTCTgtcccgccctggcctccctccCGCGCTCCCCTCCCGCCGCTGCCGGGCCGGAGTTGAGGAGTGTGTGTTCTGTTTCTCCCCTGTGCCCCGCCCTCTCCCTCGCCCTCCCGCCGACCAGGAGAGGGCGGAGCTGGCCGCGGGACGGAGGCACCTGGAGGCCCGCCAGGCGCTCTACGCCGAGCTCCAGACGCAGCTCGATAACTGCCCCGAGTCAGTGCGGGAACAGTTACAGGAGCAGCTGAGAAGGGTCAGTTCCACCGCCCCCCCTCCCCCGGCCCCCGCGGGCCACGccccagaaggaagagaggagagcgGTGGGACGGGACCACCTGGCCCCTGCAGTACCTGCCGGACACCAGGGTCGGTGCTGTGGCTTGGAGGGAACCGGGAAGGTTGGGGGGTCAGCGCTCCAGGCCATGATGCCCGCGAAAGGGCAAGGCCAAGTACAGCGGGAGCTGGGTAAAGGCAGGTTTCCTACCCAATTTCCCCGGGTCCAGCCCCATACAACGCATGCCTCTGTGGCCTGGCCTTCCAGGTGCAGAGTGGCATTGCAAGCACCACCCAACCCCCTTTGTCACTGTCGTTGAAGGAGGCAGAGGCCCTGGAGACTGAGACAAAGCTCTTTGAGGACTTGGAGTTCCAGCAGTTGGAGCGGGAGAGCCGCGTGGAGGAGGAGCGTGAGCTGGCCGGTCAGGGGCTGCTCCGGAGCAAGGCTGAGCTGCTCCGCAGCATCGCCAAGAGGAAGGTGTGCCCCACCCCGTTCCCTGCTGCGTGCTGTTGGAGGCCTgtgacctgggtttgaatcccgaTGACTTCACAAAAGTTAACTTCGCCTGTTGTGCCtgggtttccttgtctgtaaaatgagaattataacaggttgttatgagaattaaacaagATGTAAAGACAGAATAAGATGTGATTGTAGTAAGCACTCGGTgaagaatagctattattattaagcTCTGACTCCCCTCGGTCTTCCAGTGGAAAGTGGATTCTGCTCCCATTCAGAGCCTGGCACTGGCCTGTCAGGAAGGTgaaagatggaggaggaggaggtttgCCCCGTGCGTGCAGAGCTCTTGTCTGGTGGAAGTGCTGGGACACACAGAAAGATTTGAGATCTGGATATTAGAGCCAGCTAGGGGCCCTAGAAAGGGCATTCATTTGGGTTCCAGCCATGGCTCCGTCCTGCCTTGGCCGAGCTGTAAAACAAGGGTTATTGCATATTGTGGCCTGGTTGGCTCTGACACGCTAGCTAGATACTGTGATTGTCTGCTCCTGATCTCAGCCAGACCACAGGATGGTGGCGCAGGTGCCTGTGTGTGAGCGTAGGGAGTAAAGCTGGGAGGAGGTATGTGTTAGTAAGGGTTGGGAAGAGGTGAGAGAGGGACTGGAGAGGATGGCTCAAGCAGCTTCCACCCTTATGGCTGAAGCTTGTGgccaggcacatgcacacatgcatgtacattATGCCTGACTGGAGTTAGTGTGGAGGAAGTGAGCATGGTGAGATTGGGGAGGGGTGTCTAAAATTGGCGACTTAGAAGATTCGCTGGCTAGCCTGGGGTTGGTGGTAAGTGGGGAGCTGCTGGACTTTCCTTGAGTCCAGATCCCATGCTTCTCTCCCTGAGCTGCTGTCTTACAAATGCACTGACTGatgaatggaaggaagaaaattgACACACCTAAGCACATGAGTGTGTGTCAGGCACCTTGCTGGGAGTCTTCCTTGGATTACCTCATGCTGTCCTTAGGATGGTATCATAAGACAAgtgctattatccccattttatagacaaggaaactagGAGTAGGAGAAGCTACACATTTTGCCCAAAGCCTCCCATAATAtaagctttggagtcagaattGGAACCCAGGCCTGTTGGCCCAAATCCCATGTTCCTTCTACTGTACTGCACTGAGGCTAGGGGTGGGCACTTCTCtagcctcttcctccttcttcctggaGGGAATGAGGTAGGGAGCTGTAGATCAGCTAATCTCATCCCTTTGGGATTCTGGTGAGTATAAGCTCCGGGGAGTTTGGGAGGGCTTGGCGGTAGTGGATTCCTCTTCCCACACCCACTCTGGCTCCTGGGAAACCGGAGCTCAACCCCTGGGACCTGGGGTATCACATTCTTCCCCATGCTCCTCCTTAGGAACCTTATCCAGCTTTCATTCTCAGACCCTAGTGTCCCACCCTAAGCTCTGTCTACCCTGGTGCCCTGTGCTCTCCTGCCCTTTCCACTCTGATTCAGAGTGGCTCAGAGTACTGGCCTGGGAGTTCAATAGATGATTCTAGTCCTTGCTCTACCACTTAGCTGGCTAAGAGATCTTAGCTTCTAAATATGTTGgtgttctcacctataaaatggatataaatGCAGCTGCCTCATAAGGGAGCTTATTAAATGACATAACAAATGCAAAACATTTAGCAGAGTTCCTGGCTCCTAATGGGTTCTTAGTAGATGGTGGCTCTTGCAGTGAGGATTACTGCCCAAcctactttgttgttgttgttgattttgagacagagtctcgctgttgtcacccaggccagagtgcaatggtatgatctcagcttaccgcaaccttcacctcccgggttcaagcgattctcctgcctcagcgtctcaagtagccaggattacaggtgccccccaccacacctggctaatttttgtatttttggtagagatgggatttcaccatgttggccaggctggtctcaaactcctaacctcaggtgatccagcctcctcagcctcccaaagtgctaagattataggcgtgagccaccacacccggccagcctACTTTGGTCTTCTTTTGGACTGACCCCAGATTTAGGACATCATCCTTCTTTAACTCTTCCTTTCCCATGATTTGCTCCTAAGGGTGGTGGTTTAAGGCTGCCTTCTTCAGGAAGCTCTCCTGGGATTAACCCAGCCCATTTTTCCTATCCCTCATCCTTCCCCCttattatcttttcatttccttttagcaCATGATTGTtgagccaggtactgttctaaaaGCCCTATTGAGGGtataaagacagaaaagacaATGTGGATCTTATGTTTGGGGCAGGGTAGTGGTAGTGGTAACAGATATattcacaaataacaataatagagGCAGACGGTGATACAGAAGAATGTGAGCACAGAGGAAGGAGCAAAGAAATTGAGTGGCAATCAAGGGAGGCTTTGGAGAGGAGGTAGCATTTGGTCTAATCTTAGATGATAAGTAAGCTCTTGATAGGTAGAGAAGATTGGGACAGCTCTTCTGGCCTAAGGAAGTGACATAAGAAAGGCCCGAGAGTTTACAGCTACACAGCTGAGTGTACAGTGTGGCTGAGCTGAGAGGACATGGAGGCAGTAGGAGGGAGGGGAGCTGCAAAGGGTTTGGGAGCCCCGAATGCCTGGTAAGGAGTCTGTGCTTTATCCTGTGTGTAATGAGGAGCCACTGAAAGATTTTGAGGAGAGGCATGATCTGACCTTAtttgtggattttaaaaaaattattcaagtaaTATTCCTTTTtagaaagtaatttttctttttagaaagatTAGAAAATTCAGATAAGCAAACAAACCTCAAAGTCATCTTAGGAAGACATCTGTGACAGTGTGGAGTGAATCAGGAAGTTGAGAGAGTGGAAGCAGAGGCTGGTGAGAAGGTCCAGaccagggaagcagagggccTGGATTTGAGTGGTGGCAAGTGGGGTTGGGACAGGGAGAATGAGGCAGATGGAGTGTCTCTAGGCTTTGGGACCCATTGGTTGTGGGGTAAGGGAAGGGAGGTTAGAGGATCTGAGTGGTGTGCCTAATGGCACAGGGGTCGTTGGtctagggagggaggaaggcctgAGGGAAGGAGCCCACATGGCAGCCTGTGTTTTCTTAGGGTGAGTTGAGGC
Above is a genomic segment from Chlorocebus sabaeus isolate Y175 chromosome 1, mChlSab1.0.hap1, whole genome shotgun sequence containing:
- the PHLDB1 gene encoding pleckstrin homology-like domain family B member 1 isoform X7, with protein sequence MDTLNRNQIGPGCKTQTMVQKGPLDLIETGKGLKVQTDKPHLVSLGSGRLSTAITLLPLEEGRTVIGSAARDISLQGPGLAPEHCYIENLRGTLTLYPCGNACTIDGLPVRQPTRLTQGCMLCLGQSTFLRFNHPAEAKWMKSMIPAGGRAPGPPYSPVPAESESLVNGNHTPQPATRGPSACASHSSLVSSIEKDLQEIMDSLVLEEPGAAGKKPATTSPLSPMANGGRYLLSPPTSPGAMSVGSSYENTSPAFSPLSSPASSGSCASHSPSGQEPGPSVPPLVPARSSSYHLALQPPQSRPSGARSESPRLSRKGGHERPPSPGLRGLLTDSPAATVLAEARRATESPRLGGQLPVVAISLSEYPASGALSQPTSIPGSPKFQPPVPAPRNKIGTLQDRPPSPFREPPGSERVLTTSPSRQLVGRTFSDGLATRTLQPPESPRLGRRGLDSMRELPPLSPSLSRRALSPLPTRTTPDPKLSREVAESPRPRRWAAHGASPEDFSLTLGARGRRTRSPSPTLGESLAPRKGSFSGRLSPAYSLGSLTGASPCQSPCVQRKLSSGDLRVPVTRERKNSITEISDNEDDLLEYHRRQRQERLREQEMERLERQRLETILNLCAEYSRADGGSEAGELPSIGEATIALALAGRRPSRGLVGASGRSSEEPGVATQRLWESMERSDEENLKEECSSTESTQQEHEDTPSTKLQGEVLALEEERAQVLGRVEQLKVRVKELEQQLQESAREAEMERALLQGEREAERALLQKEQKAVDQLQEKLVALETGIQKERDKERAELAAGRRHLEARQALYAELQTQLDNCPESVREQLQEQLRREAEALETETKLFEDLEFQQLERESRVEEERELAGQGLLRSKAELLRSIAKRKERLAVLDSQAGQIRAQAVQESERLARDKNASLQLLQKEKEKLTVLERRYHSLTGGRPFPKTTSTLKEMEKLLLPAVDLEQWYQELMAGLGTGPTAASPHSSPPPLPAKASRQLQVYRSKMDGEATSPLPRTRSGPLPSSSGSSSSSSQLSVATLGRSPSPKSALLTQNGTGSLPRNLAATLQDIETKRQLALQQKVESLPAEPLPTDDPAGQQVIEEQRRRLAELKQKAAAEAQCQWDALHGAAPFPAGPSGFPTLMHHSILHHLPAGRERGEEGEHAYDTLSLESSDSMETSISTGGNSACSPDNMSSASGLDMGKIEEMEKMLKEAHAEKNRLMESREREMELRRQALEEERRRREQVERRLQSESARRQQLVEKEVKMREKQFSQARPLTRYLPIRKEDFDLKTHIESSGHGVDTCLHVVLSSKVCRGYLVKMGGKIKSWKKRWFVFDRLKRTLSYYVDKHETKLKGVIYFQAIEEVYYDHLRSAAKSPNPALTFCVKTHDRLYYMVAPSAEAMRIWMDVIVTGAEGYTQFMN
- the PHLDB1 gene encoding pleckstrin homology-like domain family B member 1 isoform X15 is translated as MLCLGQSTFLRFNHPAEAKWMKSMIPAGGRAPGPPYSPVPAESESLVNGNHTPQPATRGPSACASHSSLVSSIEKDLQEIMDSLVLEEPGAAGKKPATTSPLSPMANGGRYLLSPPTSPGAMSVGSSYENTSPAFSPLSSPASSGSCASHSPSGQEPGPSVPPLVPARSSSYHLALQPPQSRPSGARSESPRLSRKGGHERPPSPGLRGLLTDSPAATVLAEARRATESPRLGGQLPVVAISLSEYPASGALSQPTSIPGSPKFQPPVPAPRNKIGTLQDRPPSPFREPPGSERVLTTSPSRQLVGRTFSDGLATRTLQPPESPRLGRRGLDSMRELPPLSPSLSRRALSPLPTRTTPDPKLSREVAESPRPRRWAAHGASPEDFSLTLGARGRRTRSPSPTLGESLAPRKGSFSGRLSPAYSLGSLTGASPCQSPCVQRKLSSGDLRVPVTRERKNSITEISDNEDDLLEYHRRQRQERLREQEMERLERQRLETILNLCAEYSRADGGSEAGELPSIGEATIALALAGRRPSRGLVGASGRSSEEPGVATQRLWESMERSDEENLKEECSSTESTQQEHEDTPSTKLQGEVLALEEERAQVLGRVEQLKVRVKELEQQLQESAREAEMERALLQGEREAERALLQKEQKAVDQLQEKLVALETGIQKERDKERAELAAGRRHLEARQALYAELQTQLDNCPESVREQLQEQLRREAEALETETKLFEDLEFQQLERESRVEEERELAGQGLLRSKAELLRSIAKRKERLAVLDSQAGQIRAQAVQESERLARDKNASLQLLQKEKEKLTVLERRYHSLTGGRPFPKTTSTLKEMEKLLLPAVDLEQWYQELMAGLGTGPTAASPHSSPPPLPAKASRQLQVYRSKMDGEATSPLPRTRSGPLPSSSGSSSSSSQLSVATLGRSPSPKSALLTQNGTGSLPRNLAATLQDIETKRQLALQQKVESLPAEPLPTDDPAGQQVIEEQRRRLAELKQKAAAEAQCQWDALHGAAPFPAGPSGFPTLMHHSILHHLPAGRERGEEGEHAYDTLSLESSDSMETSISTGGNSACSPDNMSSASGLDMGKIEEMEKMLKEAHAEKNRLMESREREMELRRQALEEERRRREQVERRLQSESARRQQLVEKEVKMREKQFSQARPLTRYLPIRKEDFDLKTHIESSGHGVDTCLHVVLSSKVCRGYLVKMGGKIKSWKKRWFVFDRLKRTLSYYVDKHETKLKGVIYFQAIEEVYYDHLRSAAKSPNPALTFCVKTHDRLYYMVAPSAEAMRIWMDVIVTGAEGYTQFMN